From one Streptomyces sp. SCSIO 30461 genomic stretch:
- a CDS encoding DUF1015 domain-containing protein, whose product MPTPALPTPTGLQLRPFQAVRYDPAQAGDLSHVICPPYDDIGPARARSLRVKPHHIARLLHATDPQTAAGQLDRWQQRGVLVRDTRPALYVYQQQRGARILQRGLIGELHLDRGPATPVLPHEDVQPHVVRQRAGLMSALRAQLEPLLLTYRSTESMTAQIVEHVTRRPPVAVARAGTITHMLWASTAPDEQLLITAGLSRYRALIADGHHRHAAGLQLSEGEDASPWQGSLALLVDATTHPLRLSAIHRVMPGLEPAKAAVAAADVAHVRQLSGPRLPGPGELVLAGAGRAWAISDPEPEALREALTGRPPQWHQLAAAVTDHLLLGRAWSVPDLSGAIRHVHDAEQAVAAVASPGSGTAVLLPAVTENTVWDMVGAGVRLPRKTTSFGPKPAAGLVLRVIDAP is encoded by the coding sequence GTTGCGACCCTTCCAGGCCGTGCGCTACGACCCGGCCCAGGCCGGTGACCTGTCCCACGTGATCTGCCCGCCGTACGACGACATCGGCCCGGCCCGCGCACGCTCCCTGCGCGTAAAGCCCCACCACATCGCGCGGTTGCTTCACGCCACCGACCCGCAGACGGCCGCCGGTCAGCTGGACCGCTGGCAGCAGCGTGGCGTACTGGTCCGCGACACCCGACCCGCTCTCTACGTCTACCAACAGCAGCGCGGCGCCCGGATCCTGCAACGGGGACTGATCGGTGAACTGCATCTGGACCGCGGTCCCGCCACCCCTGTGCTTCCCCACGAGGACGTACAACCCCACGTGGTCAGGCAGCGCGCCGGACTCATGTCCGCTCTGCGCGCCCAGCTGGAACCACTGCTGCTGACCTACCGGTCCACAGAATCGATGACGGCGCAGATCGTCGAACACGTCACCCGGCGCCCACCGGTGGCTGTCGCCCGCGCCGGCACGATCACCCACATGCTGTGGGCCAGCACTGCCCCGGACGAACAACTCCTCATCACGGCCGGCTTGTCCCGGTACCGGGCCCTCATCGCCGACGGGCACCACCGCCACGCCGCCGGCCTGCAACTGAGTGAAGGAGAGGACGCAAGTCCTTGGCAGGGCAGCCTCGCCCTGCTGGTCGACGCCACCACCCATCCTCTGCGGTTGTCGGCGATCCACCGGGTGATGCCCGGCCTGGAGCCTGCGAAGGCCGCGGTGGCCGCCGCTGACGTGGCGCACGTGCGGCAACTGTCCGGGCCGCGCCTTCCGGGCCCCGGGGAACTGGTGCTCGCCGGAGCCGGCCGGGCGTGGGCCATCTCCGACCCCGAGCCGGAGGCGCTGCGGGAGGCTCTGACCGGCCGCCCGCCGCAATGGCATCAACTGGCAGCGGCGGTCACCGACCACCTTCTGCTGGGCCGTGCCTGGTCGGTTCCCGACCTGTCGGGTGCCATACGTCATGTGCACGATGCAGAACAGGCTGTGGCTGCTGTTGCCTCACCGGGCAGTGGAACTGCCGTCCTGTTGCCCGCGGTCACCGAGAACACGGTGTGGGACATGGTCGGCGCAGGAGTGCGGCTGCCCCGCAAGACGACCTCGTTCGGTCCCAAACCAGCCGCCGGGCTGGTATTGCGCGTCATCGACGCGCCATAA
- a CDS encoding GlxA family transcriptional regulator, with protein sequence MTVIVEEDTNPFELGCATELFGLPRPELGRDLYNFTLCTPQDRTVMRDRFFTLTEAACLEAADAADTLILPSRPDVSQPRHPAVLDAIRRAHQRGARLVSFCTGAFALAQAGVLDGRRATTHWQCTDLLRAHYPAVRVEPDVLFVDDGTILTSAGSAAALDLGLHIIRRDHGAETANSISRRLVFPAHRDGGQKQFIERPLPDLPDESLAPLLAWAQERLDTPLTIADLATEAAVSTTTLHRRFRTQLGTTPLAWLTAQRVTLARRLLERGDTRIDAVARNAGLGTPANLRTLLRRETGLTPSAYRQRFGPETHFTRDTTALSAGRDIQDQLPQTR encoded by the coding sequence ATGACAGTCATCGTGGAAGAGGACACCAACCCCTTCGAACTCGGCTGCGCCACCGAACTGTTCGGGCTGCCCCGACCCGAGCTCGGCCGTGACCTCTACAACTTCACGCTCTGCACACCCCAGGACCGCACGGTCATGCGCGACCGCTTCTTCACTCTGACCGAAGCAGCGTGCCTCGAAGCCGCCGACGCCGCCGACACCCTGATCCTCCCGAGCAGGCCTGACGTCAGCCAGCCGCGCCATCCCGCCGTACTGGACGCCATACGCCGCGCCCATCAGCGGGGCGCCCGGCTGGTCTCCTTCTGCACCGGCGCGTTCGCCCTGGCCCAGGCCGGCGTGCTCGACGGCCGCCGGGCCACCACGCACTGGCAGTGCACGGACCTCCTGCGCGCCCACTACCCCGCAGTCCGCGTCGAACCCGACGTCCTCTTCGTCGACGACGGCACCATCCTCACCTCCGCGGGCAGCGCCGCCGCACTCGACCTCGGCCTGCACATCATCCGCCGCGACCACGGCGCGGAGACCGCCAACTCCATCAGCCGCCGACTCGTCTTCCCCGCCCACCGCGACGGCGGACAGAAGCAGTTCATCGAACGCCCCTTACCCGACCTGCCCGACGAATCCCTCGCCCCCCTGCTGGCCTGGGCGCAGGAGCGACTCGACACCCCCCTCACCATCGCGGACCTCGCAACCGAGGCGGCCGTCAGTACCACCACCCTGCACCGCCGCTTCCGCACCCAACTCGGCACCACACCCCTCGCATGGCTGACCGCGCAACGCGTCACCCTCGCCCGCCGCCTCCTCGAACGCGGAGACACCCGTATCGACGCCGTCGCCCGCAACGCCGGACTCGGCACCCCCGCCAACCTCCGAACACTCCTACGCCGAGAAACGGGACTCACCCCCTCGGCCTACCGGCAACGCTTCGGCCCGGAAACTCACTTCACCCGGGACACCACCGCGCTATCCGCAGGGAGAGACATCCAGGACCAGCTACCGCAGACACGCTGA
- a CDS encoding alpha/beta fold hydrolase produces the protein MSETPPNTLQYRSDGPEDAPVLVLGPSLGTTWHMWDRQIPELSERWRVIRFDLPGHGGAPAHPADSVSEIADRLVAVLDLLGVQRFGYAGCSIGAAVGIDLALRLPHRVATLAVIAASPRFGTADDFRRRGVIVRTNGLEPMARSAPDGWFTPEFAAAQPAIVEWAVQMVRTTDPGCYIGACEALAAFDVRQDLGRIGVPTLVLVGSDDQLTGPAEARTLVAGIPDARLALVPGASHLAPVEQPAAVTDLLIRHFSLAWQDTLAAIPAPPVLPGFAARGNPSAEFAGAPGVSAAPAEQQGVGRVGRPDPYDAGLKVRREVLGDAHVDRVLETADDFTADFQELITRYTWGEAWSRGGLDRRTRSAVALTALVAGGHLDDLAVHVRAALRNGLTPVEIREVLMQSAVYCGVPAADAAFRVAQGVIREETTPHT, from the coding sequence GTGAGCGAGACACCACCGAACACCCTGCAATACCGCTCTGACGGGCCAGAAGACGCTCCGGTCCTGGTCCTGGGCCCCTCACTGGGTACTACATGGCATATGTGGGACCGCCAGATACCGGAGCTGTCCGAACGATGGCGGGTCATCCGCTTCGATCTCCCCGGCCACGGCGGCGCCCCGGCCCACCCCGCCGACTCGGTCAGCGAAATCGCGGACCGCCTCGTCGCCGTCCTCGACCTGCTCGGCGTACAGCGCTTCGGGTACGCGGGTTGTTCCATCGGCGCCGCCGTCGGTATCGACCTCGCGCTGCGGCTGCCGCACCGGGTGGCCACCCTCGCGGTGATCGCGGCCTCGCCTCGGTTCGGGACGGCCGACGACTTCCGCAGACGCGGGGTGATCGTCCGCACCAACGGGCTCGAACCGATGGCCCGCAGCGCACCCGACGGCTGGTTCACACCCGAGTTCGCCGCCGCGCAGCCCGCGATCGTGGAGTGGGCCGTCCAGATGGTGCGTACCACCGATCCCGGCTGCTACATCGGGGCGTGCGAGGCGCTCGCGGCCTTCGACGTGCGCCAAGACCTGGGGCGCATCGGCGTGCCCACGCTCGTCCTGGTCGGGTCCGACGACCAGCTCACCGGGCCGGCCGAGGCCCGGACGCTCGTGGCGGGCATCCCGGACGCCCGGCTCGCCCTCGTGCCCGGCGCCTCCCACCTCGCGCCGGTGGAGCAGCCGGCGGCCGTCACCGATCTGCTGATCCGCCACTTCTCCCTGGCCTGGCAGGACACCCTGGCCGCGATACCCGCGCCCCCCGTGCTGCCCGGGTTCGCCGCACGAGGCAACCCGTCCGCTGAGTTCGCGGGTGCCCCCGGAGTGTCGGCCGCCCCCGCCGAACAGCAGGGGGTCGGCCGCGTCGGCCGCCCGGACCCCTACGACGCAGGGCTCAAGGTTCGCAGGGAGGTGCTGGGGGATGCCCATGTGGACCGTGTGCTGGAGACCGCGGACGACTTCACCGCCGACTTCCAGGAGCTGATCACCCGCTACACCTGGGGCGAGGCGTGGAGCCGCGGCGGCCTGGACCGGCGCACCCGCAGCGCGGTCGCGCTCACCGCGCTGGTCGCCGGCGGTCATCTCGACGATCTGGCCGTCCACGTCCGTGCCGCACTCCGCAACGGGCTCACTCCTGTGGAGATCCGCGAAGTCCTGATGCAGTCGGCGGTCTACTGCGGGGTGCCCGCCGCCGATGCCGCCTTCCGCGTGGCCCAGGGGGTGATCCGCGAGGAGACCACCCCGCACACATAG
- a CDS encoding MBL fold metallo-hydrolase, which yields MKLTKKSHACIRLEKGGRTLVIDPGAFSEADAAVGADAVLITHEHADHFDEARLRAALDANPAAGIWTLRSVAEKLSAAFPGRVHTVGSGDAFSAAGFDVQVYGELHAVIHPDLPRVTNVGFLVDGSVFHPGDALTVPEQSVDTLMLPVMAPWSKVSEVIDYVREVGPRRAIDVHDALLTELARPIYDTHIGNLGGAEHSRLAPGDSTQL from the coding sequence GTGAAGCTCACGAAGAAGTCGCACGCCTGCATCCGGCTGGAGAAGGGCGGGCGGACACTCGTCATCGACCCCGGTGCCTTCAGCGAGGCGGACGCGGCCGTAGGAGCCGACGCCGTGCTCATCACCCATGAGCACGCCGACCACTTCGACGAGGCACGGCTGCGCGCTGCGCTGGACGCCAACCCGGCCGCCGGGATCTGGACGCTGCGCAGTGTCGCCGAGAAGCTCTCCGCCGCTTTCCCCGGCCGGGTGCACACGGTGGGCAGCGGCGACGCGTTCTCCGCCGCGGGCTTCGACGTCCAGGTGTACGGCGAGCTGCACGCGGTCATCCACCCGGACCTACCGCGGGTCACCAACGTCGGCTTCCTGGTGGACGGTTCGGTCTTCCACCCGGGGGACGCGCTGACGGTGCCCGAACAGTCCGTAGATACGCTGATGCTCCCGGTGATGGCCCCGTGGAGCAAGGTCTCCGAGGTCATCGACTATGTGCGCGAGGTCGGGCCGCGCCGGGCGATCGATGTCCACGACGCGCTGCTGACCGAGCTGGCGCGTCCGATCTACGACACCCACATCGGCAATCTCGGCGGCGCCGAGCACAGCAGGCTCGCGCCGGGGGACTCGACGCAGCTCTGA
- a CDS encoding exodeoxyribonuclease III, producing the protein MRIATFNVNSITARLPRLLAWLESSGTDVLCIQETKCTAEQFPADALKELGYESAVNADGRWNGVALLSRVGLDDVVMGLTGGPAYGGAQEPRAVSATCGPVRVWSVYVPNGREVAHEHYAYKLAWLEALKQAVTEDAAGGRPFAVLGDYNIAPTDDDVWDRSFFEDMTHVTEPERAALAGLREIGLSDVVPRPLKYAHPYTYWDYRQLCFPKNRGMRIDLVYGNEPFAKAVKDSYVDREERKGKGASDHAPVVVDLDL; encoded by the coding sequence ATGCGCATCGCCACGTTCAACGTCAATTCGATCACGGCCCGGTTGCCGCGGCTGCTCGCCTGGCTGGAGAGCAGCGGCACCGACGTGCTGTGCATCCAGGAGACCAAGTGCACCGCCGAGCAGTTCCCGGCAGACGCGCTGAAGGAGCTCGGCTATGAGTCGGCGGTGAACGCCGACGGCCGGTGGAACGGTGTGGCGCTGCTCTCCCGGGTCGGGCTCGACGACGTCGTCATGGGGCTGACCGGCGGCCCCGCGTACGGCGGGGCCCAGGAGCCGCGAGCGGTGAGCGCCACCTGCGGTCCGGTCCGGGTCTGGTCGGTGTACGTGCCCAACGGCCGGGAGGTCGCCCATGAGCACTATGCCTACAAACTGGCCTGGCTCGAGGCGCTGAAGCAGGCCGTCACCGAGGACGCGGCGGGCGGTCGTCCGTTCGCGGTGCTGGGCGACTACAACATCGCACCCACCGACGACGATGTGTGGGACCGGTCCTTCTTCGAGGACATGACCCATGTGACCGAGCCGGAGCGCGCCGCGCTGGCGGGGCTGCGGGAGATCGGTCTGTCCGACGTGGTGCCGCGTCCGCTCAAGTACGCCCATCCTTATACCTACTGGGACTACCGTCAGCTGTGCTTCCCCAAGAACAGGGGTATGCGCATCGATCTGGTGTACGGCAACGAGCCGTTCGCCAAGGCGGTCAAGGACAGCTATGTCGACCGTGAGGAGCGCAAGGGCAAGGGGGCGTCGGACCACGCCCCGGTCGTAGTCGACCTCGATCTCTGA
- a CDS encoding DUF6278 family protein: MNIPFLDNWRKKHSAERGGQVLASAIGGDPDGVAALLGECELLRVRAGQQGLELDDTPRSLEALDQLPPRWRDDPEELPWVGNDAGLYLGTVIVRTVRGATWHVWPGGQPVIRLASGREINVVEAGLDWATQGSPELSQVYAEAAEA; encoded by the coding sequence ATGAACATCCCTTTCTTGGACAACTGGCGTAAAAAGCATAGTGCCGAGCGAGGCGGACAGGTGCTGGCATCCGCGATCGGGGGCGACCCGGATGGCGTAGCCGCGCTGCTCGGCGAGTGCGAGCTGCTGCGTGTCCGGGCAGGACAGCAGGGGCTCGAACTGGATGACACCCCGCGTTCCTTGGAGGCGCTCGACCAGCTTCCACCGCGCTGGCGCGACGACCCGGAGGAGCTGCCCTGGGTGGGCAATGACGCCGGCCTGTATCTGGGCACGGTGATCGTCCGTACGGTGCGGGGCGCCACCTGGCATGTCTGGCCCGGAGGGCAGCCGGTGATCAGGCTGGCCTCCGGGCGGGAGATCAACGTGGTGGAGGCGGGCTTGGACTGGGCGACTCAGGGGTCGCCCGAGCTGTCCCAGGTGTACGCCGAAGCGGCAGAAGCCTGA
- a CDS encoding alpha/beta fold hydrolase codes for MGHPHKALRTATTGTVSAALLAGTVFALSPAAPAAAGTHPGVRFVDIHGDGGTVLKANVATPADADGTRRYPVIVLPTSWATPQIQYLAQAAKLADSGYVVVSYNVRGFWQSGGHIEVAGPPDIADASRVIDWALAHTPADPSKVGMAGMSYGAGISLLAAAHDSRIKAVAALSGWADIPASIYGGRTEHLQAAALLGGTGYATGSPSPELKQFMKDFLGGVDPAKEDDMIAWGRKRSPAAYVDRINRNGAAIMLGNAWGDTIFPPNQYASFYERLTGPKRLEFRPGDHATAEMTGLLGLPNDTWTSARRWMDHHLKGEDNGVDREAPVRIKSRSEGGYESYPDWKSVGADTRKFELGGTKKIRANVDSGANGGVTVLSNALDQFLKVPPMASIPLLPRWFAAVWQSERYGSEQRVRGTAKLHTTVTSTKESGTLVAYLYDVGPLGLGKLISNAPYTFHGQTPGRPFTVDMELYSTAYDVPAGHRLALVVDTVDPLYIEHNPSGAKLTFSSPADDPSYVSVPLREK; via the coding sequence ATGGGACACCCCCACAAGGCCTTGCGGACGGCGACGACCGGTACCGTCTCGGCCGCTCTCCTCGCCGGTACGGTCTTCGCGCTGAGCCCAGCCGCTCCGGCCGCCGCCGGCACCCACCCGGGCGTTCGCTTCGTCGACATCCACGGCGACGGCGGCACCGTCCTCAAGGCCAACGTCGCCACCCCGGCGGACGCCGACGGAACCCGCAGATATCCCGTGATCGTGCTGCCCACGAGCTGGGCCACACCGCAGATCCAGTACCTCGCCCAGGCCGCCAAGCTCGCGGACTCGGGCTATGTGGTCGTCAGTTACAACGTGCGAGGCTTCTGGCAGTCCGGCGGTCACATCGAGGTGGCCGGGCCACCGGACATCGCCGACGCGTCCCGGGTCATCGACTGGGCACTCGCCCACACCCCCGCCGACCCGTCCAAGGTCGGAATGGCCGGGATGTCGTACGGCGCCGGCATCAGCCTGCTCGCCGCGGCGCACGACAGTCGGATCAAGGCCGTCGCCGCCCTCAGCGGCTGGGCCGACATCCCCGCCTCCATCTACGGCGGACGTACCGAGCACCTCCAGGCCGCCGCGCTCCTCGGCGGCACCGGCTATGCCACCGGCAGCCCGAGTCCCGAGCTCAAACAGTTCATGAAGGACTTCCTCGGCGGCGTCGACCCGGCCAAGGAAGACGACATGATCGCCTGGGGGAGGAAGCGCTCCCCCGCCGCCTACGTGGACCGGATCAACCGGAACGGTGCGGCCATCATGCTCGGCAACGCCTGGGGCGACACCATCTTCCCGCCCAACCAGTACGCCTCGTTCTACGAGCGCCTCACCGGGCCGAAGCGGCTGGAGTTCCGCCCCGGCGACCACGCCACCGCCGAGATGACCGGACTGCTGGGCCTACCCAACGACACCTGGACCAGTGCCCGCCGCTGGATGGACCACCACCTCAAGGGCGAAGACAACGGCGTGGACCGCGAGGCGCCGGTGCGGATCAAGTCACGCTCGGAAGGTGGCTACGAGTCGTACCCGGACTGGAAGTCGGTGGGCGCGGACACCCGGAAGTTCGAGCTGGGCGGCACCAAGAAGATCCGGGCCAACGTGGACTCAGGAGCCAACGGCGGGGTCACCGTGCTCTCCAACGCCCTGGACCAGTTCCTGAAGGTGCCGCCGATGGCGTCGATCCCGCTGCTGCCGCGCTGGTTCGCAGCGGTCTGGCAGTCCGAGCGCTACGGCTCCGAGCAGCGCGTCAGGGGCACGGCGAAGCTGCACACGACGGTCACCAGCACCAAGGAGAGCGGCACCCTCGTCGCATACCTCTACGACGTGGGACCGCTCGGCCTCGGCAAGCTGATCAGCAACGCGCCCTACACCTTCCACGGCCAGACCCCCGGCCGCCCCTTCACCGTGGATATGGAGCTGTACTCCACGGCCTACGATGTGCCGGCGGGCCACCGTCTCGCCCTGGTCGTCGACACCGTCGACCCGCTCTACATCGAGCACAACCCGTCCGGGGCGAAGCTGACCTTCTCCTCACCAGCGGACGACCCCTCATATGTGTCGGTCCCCCTACGTGAGAAGTGA
- a CDS encoding alpha/beta hydrolase, protein MTDNRRFVLPHTLIGEGPHRVIAVHGWFGDRDTYAPLFADLDTTSFSYAFVDLRGYGEAMRATGAYTTGEGAADVLALAKEIGWDRFSLIGHSMGGSVVQRVVARAPQQVRRLVGISPVPAGGLPMPPDQWRLFADAADIPANRRAIMDITTGSVRPGAWLDRMTQRSLRRSDPKAFRAWLDSWATEDFHSEIEGSTIPALAIAGGLDPALGASLMRETWLRWYARGELAELPAAGHYAMDETPLQLIRTVEDFLRADA, encoded by the coding sequence ATGACCGACAACCGACGTTTCGTGCTCCCTCATACGCTCATCGGTGAAGGCCCGCACCGTGTCATCGCCGTGCACGGCTGGTTCGGTGACCGCGACACCTACGCGCCACTGTTCGCCGACCTCGACACGACCTCTTTCAGCTATGCCTTCGTGGACCTGCGGGGATACGGCGAGGCGATGCGGGCGACCGGCGCGTACACCACCGGCGAAGGCGCCGCGGACGTGCTGGCGCTCGCCAAGGAGATCGGCTGGGACCGCTTCTCGCTCATCGGCCACTCCATGGGCGGCTCCGTGGTCCAGCGGGTCGTGGCGCGCGCACCGCAGCAGGTGCGCCGGCTGGTCGGGATCTCCCCGGTGCCCGCCGGCGGCCTGCCGATGCCCCCCGACCAGTGGCGGCTGTTCGCCGACGCGGCCGACATCCCGGCGAACCGCCGCGCCATCATGGACATCACCACCGGCTCGGTGCGCCCCGGCGCCTGGTTGGACCGGATGACCCAGCGGTCGCTGCGCAGAAGTGACCCCAAGGCGTTCCGGGCATGGCTCGACTCCTGGGCGACGGAGGACTTCCACAGCGAGATCGAGGGCTCCACCATCCCTGCCCTCGCCATCGCCGGTGGTCTCGATCCTGCCCTCGGCGCCTCGCTGATGCGCGAGACCTGGCTGCGCTGGTACGCCAGGGGCGAGCTGGCCGAACTGCCCGCGGCCGGGCACTACGCCATGGACGAGACCCCGCTCCAGTTGATCAGGACCGTGGAGGACTTCCTGCGGGCGGACGCGTGA
- a CDS encoding cytochrome P450 — protein sequence MYDPRVHARGPAHDAFRVLRAHHPAAWQEEYEVLGWPAGPGFWAVTRHADVVRVLKDSGAFSSWLGATQIRDPDPADLPFIRRMMLNQDPSSGSAAGGPGSDHGRLRRLVSRAFTPARVDRFTDAARTRARELLGAARDSGPVVDLVSAVTDDYALLNLADLLGVPESDRGLLLGWTERVIAYQDPDEPPLLDEAGRPVNPRSPAMLREMFDYAQELAAYKRRVPADDVMTSLATSALTDAELEMFFFLLTVAGNDTVRSAAPGGLLALAEHPDEQRRLRDGDVPLGTAVEELLRWHPPVLSFRRTATRDTLVHGRRIRAGDKVVVFHAAANYDERVFRDPHRLDLSRDPNPHVSFGDGPHVCLGAHFARLQLRVLHAEARDLLPPMTLGSPPRRLVSNFINGIKSLPLVLG from the coding sequence GTGTACGATCCGAGGGTCCACGCCCGGGGGCCGGCGCATGACGCCTTCCGTGTCCTGCGCGCCCATCACCCCGCGGCTTGGCAGGAGGAGTACGAGGTGCTGGGCTGGCCCGCAGGACCAGGCTTCTGGGCCGTCACCCGCCATGCCGACGTCGTGCGGGTGCTCAAGGACTCGGGCGCCTTCTCGTCCTGGCTGGGAGCGACCCAGATCCGGGACCCGGACCCGGCCGATCTTCCGTTCATCCGCCGGATGATGCTCAACCAGGACCCTTCATCCGGCAGTGCGGCCGGAGGGCCCGGCTCGGACCACGGGCGACTGCGGCGACTGGTCAGCCGGGCCTTCACGCCCGCGCGCGTGGACCGGTTCACCGACGCCGCCCGGACTCGTGCCCGCGAACTGCTGGGCGCCGCCAGGGACTCGGGGCCGGTGGTGGACCTGGTCTCCGCCGTCACCGACGACTACGCCCTGCTGAACCTCGCCGACCTGCTGGGTGTACCGGAGAGTGACCGGGGCCTGCTGCTCGGCTGGACCGAGCGCGTCATCGCCTACCAGGACCCGGACGAGCCGCCCCTGCTGGACGAGGCCGGCCGGCCGGTGAACCCCCGTTCGCCCGCCATGCTCCGGGAGATGTTCGACTACGCCCAGGAACTCGCCGCCTACAAACGACGCGTGCCCGCCGATGATGTGATGACGTCACTCGCCACATCCGCGCTGACGGACGCGGAGCTGGAGATGTTCTTCTTCCTGCTCACCGTGGCGGGCAATGACACGGTGCGCAGCGCCGCGCCCGGCGGTCTGCTCGCGCTCGCCGAGCACCCGGACGAACAGCGCAGGCTACGCGACGGAGACGTCCCGCTCGGCACAGCGGTGGAAGAGCTGCTGCGCTGGCACCCCCCGGTGCTCTCGTTCCGCCGCACAGCCACCCGTGACACGCTCGTCCACGGTCGGCGGATACGGGCGGGCGACAAGGTCGTGGTGTTCCACGCGGCGGCCAACTACGACGAGCGGGTGTTCCGGGATCCGCACCGGCTGGACCTGTCCAGGGACCCGAACCCCCACGTCTCGTTCGGCGACGGCCCGCATGTCTGCCTCGGCGCCCACTTCGCCCGGCTCCAGTTGCGCGTACTGCACGCAGAGGCACGCGACCTACTTCCGCCCATGACGCTGGGGAGCCCGCCGAGGCGCCTCGTGTCCAACTTCATCAACGGGATCAAGTCCCTGCCGCTGGTTCTGGGCTGA
- the ggt gene encoding gamma-glutamyltransferase codes for MRRTTRTTNRLVAVPALVIAVFTAGAAGPSAVPAAPAAGRAAEAETVNGKTVNGKALTARKKVPVAVGYGGVVSSVDPDASAVGIEVLRGGGNAVDAAVATAAALGVTEPYSAGIGGGGFFVYYDAATRTVHTVDGRETAPRSADASLFLENGKPIPFEEGVTSGLGVGTPGTPDTWDAALDEWGSRSLRTLLKPAQKLARDGFVVDATFRAQTQANEARFRDFPATSELFLPGGRLPVVGSVFRNPDLARTYAELGRKGTGALYRGPIARDIVDAVRDPQLSEGATRVVRPGDLTMRDLAAYETEWRRPTVMTYRGLDVYGMRPVSSGGTTVGEALNILESTDLSDESEAGYLHRFIEASRIAFADRGRWVGDPAFVDVPVRELLSQRYANSRACLIRDDAVLKSPLAPGDPRKPTACTAAGVAVPATYEGDNTTHLTVADRWGNVVAYTLTIESTGGSAITVPGRGFLLNNELTDFSFAPASPSVPDPNLPGPRKRPRSSMSPTIVLDQRDRPVLALGSPGGATIITTVLQTLTGVVDRGLPLVDAIAAPRASQRNQSTTEVEPALWNSPLKAELEAIGHSFRQNPEIGAATAIQRLPDGRWLAAAEKVRRGGGSAMAVRPSGTP; via the coding sequence ATGCGTCGTACTACCAGGACAACCAATCGTCTTGTCGCCGTTCCCGCGCTGGTCATCGCCGTGTTCACGGCGGGGGCCGCGGGGCCGTCGGCGGTTCCCGCGGCACCGGCAGCCGGACGGGCTGCCGAAGCCGAGACCGTCAACGGCAAGACCGTCAACGGCAAGGCTCTCACGGCCCGGAAGAAGGTGCCCGTCGCCGTCGGGTACGGCGGGGTGGTCTCAAGCGTCGACCCGGACGCCTCGGCGGTCGGCATCGAGGTCCTGCGCGGCGGCGGCAACGCGGTGGACGCCGCCGTCGCCACGGCCGCGGCACTCGGGGTCACCGAGCCGTACTCCGCGGGCATCGGTGGTGGCGGCTTCTTCGTCTACTACGACGCCGCCACCCGAACGGTCCATACCGTCGACGGTCGTGAGACCGCGCCGCGCAGCGCGGACGCGTCGCTCTTCCTGGAGAACGGCAAACCCATCCCGTTCGAGGAAGGAGTCACCAGCGGCCTCGGCGTCGGTACCCCCGGCACCCCGGACACCTGGGACGCGGCGCTGGACGAATGGGGCAGCAGGTCCCTGCGCACCCTGCTGAAGCCGGCTCAGAAGCTCGCCAGGGACGGCTTCGTCGTGGACGCCACCTTCCGCGCCCAGACCCAGGCGAACGAGGCCCGCTTCCGGGACTTCCCGGCCACATCCGAGCTCTTCCTGCCGGGCGGGCGGCTGCCGGTGGTCGGCTCGGTCTTCCGCAACCCGGATCTGGCGCGTACCTACGCGGAGCTCGGACGCAAGGGCACCGGAGCGCTCTACCGAGGTCCCATCGCACGGGACATCGTGGACGCCGTGCGCGACCCGCAGCTCAGTGAGGGCGCGACGCGGGTGGTGCGGCCGGGTGACCTGACGATGCGGGACCTGGCGGCCTACGAGACCGAGTGGCGGCGACCGACCGTGATGACCTACCGGGGCCTGGACGTGTACGGCATGAGACCCGTGTCATCCGGTGGTACGACCGTCGGCGAGGCGCTCAACATCCTGGAGAGCACCGACCTCTCGGATGAGTCGGAGGCCGGCTATCTGCACCGGTTCATCGAAGCGAGCCGGATCGCCTTCGCCGACCGCGGACGCTGGGTGGGCGACCCGGCGTTCGTGGACGTACCCGTGAGGGAACTGCTGTCCCAGCGCTACGCGAACTCGCGGGCGTGCCTGATCCGCGACGACGCCGTACTCAAGAGCCCGCTGGCACCGGGAGACCCCCGCAAGCCCACCGCGTGCACCGCGGCCGGTGTGGCGGTCCCGGCGACCTACGAGGGCGACAACACCACGCATCTCACGGTCGCCGACCGGTGGGGCAACGTCGTCGCCTACACCTTGACCATCGAGTCCACCGGCGGCAGCGCGATCACCGTGCCCGGGCGGGGCTTCCTGCTCAACAACGAGCTCACCGACTTCTCCTTCGCCCCGGCGAGCCCGTCCGTGCCCGACCCCAACCTGCCAGGACCGCGCAAGCGCCCCCGCTCCTCCATGTCCCCCACGATCGTGCTCGACCAGCGCGACCGGCCGGTGCTGGCCCTCGGCTCCCCTGGCGGCGCCACCATCATCACCACAGTGCTCCAGACCCTGACCGGTGTGGTGGACCGCGGACTTCCGCTGGTCGACGCCATCGCTGCCCCGCGCGCGAGCCAGCGCAACCAGTCCACGACCGAAGTGGAACCCGCTCTCTGGAACAGCCCGCTGAAGGCTGAGCTGGAGGCGATCGGTCACTCCTTCCGGCAGAACCCGGAGATCGGCGCCGCTACGGCGATCCAGCGGCTGCCGGACGGGCGCTGGCTCGCCGCCGCCGAGAAGGTACGGCGCGGCGGGGGCTCGGCCATGGCCGTACGGCCCAGCGGCACGCCGTAG